From the genome of Ananas comosus cultivar F153 linkage group 18, ASM154086v1, whole genome shotgun sequence, one region includes:
- the LOC109724307 gene encoding stress-related protein, translated as MAESESEPQSVEISHEEEEGEEMKGKGLKYLDFVRVAAIQAVMCFASVYEFAKENAGPLKPGVQTVESAVRAVVGPVYDRLHDVPFELLKFVDRKVDDVAQELDRHVPSLVKSASAQACAVAQSAPEVARSLAGEVQRSGVSGVARAAYERCEPAARELCACYEPAAERCAVAAWRSLNRLPLFPQAAQILVPSAAYWADKYNRAVQCAAEQGYSAARYLPPIPTERIAKAFGNGCGERAEARPTTASDAPTEPAAAEDAPPATGDKEE; from the exons ATggcggaatcggaatcggaaccCCAATCCGTGGAGATC AGCcatgaagaggaggagggggaggagatgAAGGGGAAGGGGCTCAAGTACCTGGATTTCGTACGCGTGGCGGCGATCCAGGCGGTGATGTGCTTCGCGAGCGTGTACGAGTTCGCGAAGGAGAACGCGGGGCCGCTGAAGCCCGGGGTGCAAACCGTGGAGAGCGCCGTTAGGGCCGTGGTGGGGCCCGTCTACGACAGGCTCCACGACGTCCCCTTCGAGCTCCTCAAGTTCGTCGATCGCAAG GTGGACGACGTGGCACAGGAGCTGGACCGGCACGTGCCGTCTCTGGTGAAGTCGGCGTCGGCCCAGGCGTGCGCGGTGGCGCAGAGCGCGCCGGAGGTGGCACGGTCGCTTGCCGGGGAGGTGCAGCGCTCTGGGGTGTCGGGCGTGGCGCGGGCAGCATACGAGAGGTGCGAGCCCGCTGCCCGGGAGCTGTGCGCCTGCTACGAGCCGGCGGCCGAGCGGTGCGCGGTGGCGGCGTGGCGGTCGCTCAACCGCCTCCCGCTCTTCCCCCAGGCCGCGCAGATCCTCGTGCCCAGCGCCGCCTACTGGGCcgacaagtacaaccgtgccgTCCAGTGCGCCGCCGAGCAGGGGTACTCTGCGGCGCGGTACCTGCCGCCGATCCCCACAGAGCGGATCGCCAAGGCGTTCGGGAACGGCTGCGGTGAGCGGGCGGAGGCGCGCCCAACAACGGCGAGTGACGCACCTACCGAACCAGCTGCCGCAGAGGATGCACCTCCAGCAACAGGGGACAAGGAAGAGTGA